From a region of the Streptomyces sp. B21-083 genome:
- a CDS encoding CDGSH iron-sulfur domain-containing protein, which translates to MPNTSERPRRVRVQRDGPLLVEGPVEVVGEDGEVAVSDRFVVALCTCRRSRDFPWCDTSHRRRRRREPEAGESEGGDAS; encoded by the coding sequence GTGCCGAACACGTCTGAACGTCCCCGCCGTGTCCGCGTCCAGCGCGACGGACCCCTGCTCGTCGAGGGCCCGGTCGAGGTGGTGGGCGAGGACGGCGAGGTGGCCGTCTCCGATCGCTTCGTCGTGGCGCTCTGCACCTGCCGCCGCAGCCGCGACTTCCCCTGGTGCGACACCAGCCACCGCCGACGCCGCCGCCGCGAACCGGAAGCCGGAGAGAGCGAAGGAGGCGACGCCTCATGA
- a CDS encoding FAD-dependent oxidoreductase, whose product MNPRTGIQSSYWLETAPPPAPAPPPSGDLTVDVAVVGGGIAGLSTAWELVRQGREVAVLEADRVAAGVTGRTTAKLTAQHTLIYDHLRRTRGPEGARLYARSQSEAIRYAAGLVDELGIDCEWEEAAAHTYAEDPRHVAELRAEAEAAREAGLPAEFVTGTDLPFAVAGAVRVSGQAQFHPRKYLLALTEDLRRRGGTVYEGTRVVGLTEGDPCVLRTDAGVSVRAREVVIATHYPIFDRALLFTRLSPRRELVVAATIDEDRAPRDMYITPERNTRSVRSAPYGDGKRLLIVTGEHFTPGAADVEERFARLSAWADEHFTGLTFTHRWATQDNDSTDSVPLVGPLHHGSRHTYVATGFGGWGLSGGIMAGRLLSEQINGRTVAWSGLYDPRRLAPVVREGMSFLKHQAQVARHFVGDRLPAMTAPAVGDIPPGHGAVIRLGGQQCAVHRDETGSLQAVSARCTHLGCIVAFNDAEQAWECPCHGSRFAPDGRILQGPAVRPLEKRDIPQTEQASPES is encoded by the coding sequence ATGAACCCCCGAACCGGAATCCAGAGCTCCTACTGGCTGGAGACCGCGCCCCCGCCCGCCCCGGCTCCCCCGCCGTCCGGTGACCTCACCGTGGACGTCGCCGTGGTCGGCGGCGGCATCGCCGGACTCAGCACCGCCTGGGAGCTGGTCCGGCAGGGGCGCGAGGTGGCCGTACTGGAGGCCGACCGCGTCGCCGCCGGCGTCACCGGCCGCACGACGGCCAAGCTGACCGCCCAGCACACCTTGATCTACGACCATCTGCGCCGCACCCGTGGCCCCGAGGGCGCCCGTCTGTACGCGCGCTCACAGTCCGAGGCGATCCGGTACGCCGCCGGACTCGTCGACGAGCTCGGCATCGACTGCGAGTGGGAGGAGGCGGCGGCCCACACCTACGCCGAGGACCCACGGCACGTCGCCGAGCTGCGGGCGGAGGCCGAAGCCGCACGTGAGGCGGGCCTCCCGGCCGAGTTCGTGACCGGCACCGACCTGCCCTTCGCGGTCGCCGGTGCGGTCCGGGTGAGCGGACAGGCCCAGTTCCACCCCCGCAAGTACCTGCTGGCGCTCACCGAGGACCTGCGCCGGCGCGGCGGCACGGTGTACGAGGGCACGCGCGTCGTCGGTCTCACCGAGGGCGACCCCTGTGTCCTGCGCACCGACGCCGGGGTGTCGGTCCGCGCACGGGAGGTCGTGATCGCCACGCACTACCCGATCTTCGACCGGGCCCTCCTCTTCACCCGGCTCAGCCCCCGCCGGGAACTCGTCGTCGCCGCGACCATCGACGAGGACCGTGCCCCGCGCGACATGTACATCACGCCGGAACGGAACACCCGCTCCGTGCGCAGCGCCCCGTACGGCGACGGCAAGCGGCTCCTGATCGTCACCGGGGAGCATTTCACCCCCGGCGCCGCCGATGTCGAGGAGCGGTTCGCCCGGCTGTCCGCCTGGGCCGACGAGCACTTCACCGGCCTCACGTTCACCCACCGCTGGGCCACCCAGGACAACGACTCCACCGACTCCGTACCGCTGGTCGGACCGCTCCACCACGGCAGCCGGCACACCTATGTGGCCACCGGGTTCGGCGGCTGGGGCCTGAGCGGCGGCATCATGGCCGGCCGACTCCTGAGCGAGCAGATCAACGGCCGTACGGTGGCCTGGAGCGGCCTGTACGACCCGCGCCGGCTGGCCCCCGTGGTCCGCGAGGGGATGTCGTTCCTGAAGCACCAGGCGCAGGTGGCCCGGCACTTCGTCGGCGACCGGCTGCCGGCCATGACGGCTCCCGCGGTGGGCGACATCCCGCCGGGACACGGCGCGGTGATCCGGCTGGGCGGACAGCAGTGCGCCGTCCACCGGGACGAGACCGGTTCACTCCAGGCCGTGTCGGCGCGCTGCACCCACCTCGGCTGCATCGTGGCCTTCAACGACGCGGAGCAGGCGTGGGAGTGCCCGTGCCACGGCTCCCGGTTCGCCCCGGACGGACGGATCCTCCAAGGACCCGCGGTACGCCCGCTGGAGAAGCGCGACATCCCGCAGACGGAGCAGGCATCCCCGGAGTCCTGA
- a CDS encoding iron-containing redox enzyme family protein: MTSTTSPITSPTVTPSPSLSRQQFRLRPPPLPEPRGPLSAAVMARLRGSDPGSAPIPVPPPESCSPYGDDLQLALYVLYELHYQGFEGVPDTLEWDSGLLACRGEIEDRFLGALRKDVPADSAETAVQALDELQIEPVGDDGSGVSYFLRDEGTLDHVRAYAAVRSLYHLKEADPHAWVLPRLHGRAKAAMVAVEFDEFGGGRADEIHAQLFADLMEDLRLDTTYGHYLDAAPAEMLATVNLMSLFGLHRALRAALVGHFATVEVTSSPASRRLAEAMRRVGAGPAAERFYTEHVTADAVHEQVVRHDVVGGLLEGEPQLDADVVFGIRATVHLENRLADTLLGAWREGATGLRGDRPTAG; the protein is encoded by the coding sequence ATGACCAGCACGACCTCGCCCATCACCTCCCCCACCGTCACTCCCTCCCCCTCCCTCTCCCGGCAGCAGTTCCGGCTCCGGCCGCCGCCGCTGCCCGAGCCGCGCGGCCCGCTCTCCGCCGCCGTGATGGCCCGGCTGCGGGGATCCGACCCCGGGAGCGCCCCGATTCCCGTGCCGCCTCCCGAGAGCTGCTCCCCGTACGGCGACGACCTGCAACTCGCCCTGTACGTCCTCTACGAGCTGCACTACCAGGGCTTCGAGGGCGTCCCGGACACCCTGGAGTGGGACAGCGGCCTGCTGGCCTGCCGAGGTGAGATCGAGGACCGTTTCCTGGGCGCGCTGCGCAAGGACGTGCCCGCCGACAGCGCGGAGACGGCCGTACAGGCGCTGGACGAACTTCAGATCGAGCCGGTCGGCGACGACGGCAGCGGCGTCTCGTACTTCCTCCGGGACGAGGGCACCCTCGACCATGTGCGCGCCTACGCGGCGGTGCGCTCCCTCTACCACCTCAAGGAAGCGGACCCGCACGCCTGGGTCCTCCCCCGGCTCCACGGGCGGGCCAAGGCCGCCATGGTCGCCGTGGAGTTCGACGAGTTCGGCGGGGGCCGCGCCGACGAGATCCACGCGCAGCTCTTCGCCGACCTCATGGAGGACCTGCGGCTGGACACCACGTACGGCCACTACCTCGACGCGGCACCGGCCGAGATGCTCGCCACCGTCAACCTGATGTCCCTGTTCGGGCTGCATCGCGCGCTGCGCGCGGCGCTCGTCGGACACTTCGCCACCGTCGAGGTGACCTCCTCCCCCGCCTCGCGCCGCCTCGCCGAGGCGATGCGCCGGGTGGGCGCGGGCCCGGCGGCCGAGCGGTTCTACACCGAGCACGTGACGGCCGACGCGGTGCACGAGCAGGTCGTACGGCATGACGTCGTCGGCGGCCTCCTGGAGGGCGAACCGCAGCTGGACGCCGACGTGGTGTTCGGCATCCGCGCGACCGTCCACCTGGAGAACCGGCTCGCGGACACGCTCCTCGGCGCCTGGCGCGAGGGCGCCACCGGCCTGCGGGGCGACCGGCCGACGGCCGGCTGA
- a CDS encoding DUF4232 domain-containing protein, which produces MSARTARTRLLAAAALTAVTLTLTACGNAEGARDEGASAGSATSTSSSTTSGGTSTEAGQAGTKDSTGTTGTTGTTGTTGTTGTTGSSGTTGSTSASGSTGSTGSTGSSGAKGSSGSSGSASSGDSGSKSRYTPCTVTSTRTTATVVSRPLNHVLLTVTNTGSKLCDLVGYPAVRFGEAQSVPPVIEDSQPQAVVTLAPGESGYAAVVVSAADGSGTNGYTAKSLEVYFNSESTSAARPALPAKGVYVDSSITVTYWQSDMADALTW; this is translated from the coding sequence ATGTCCGCACGTACCGCCCGCACCCGTCTGCTCGCCGCCGCCGCGCTCACAGCCGTCACTCTGACTCTGACGGCGTGCGGCAACGCGGAGGGTGCCCGCGACGAGGGAGCCTCGGCCGGGTCCGCCACGTCCACCTCCTCGTCCACGACGAGCGGGGGAACGTCCACGGAGGCGGGACAGGCCGGCACCAAGGACTCGACGGGCACGACCGGTACCACCGGCACCACCGGCACCACCGGCACCACGGGAACGACCGGTTCGAGCGGGACGACGGGCTCCACCAGCGCCTCGGGCTCCACGGGTTCCACGGGTTCCACCGGCTCATCGGGCGCCAAGGGCTCCTCGGGCTCCTCAGGTTCCGCGAGTTCGGGCGACTCGGGGTCCAAGTCCCGCTACACGCCCTGCACCGTCACCTCCACCAGGACGACCGCCACGGTGGTCTCCCGCCCGCTGAACCACGTCCTCCTCACCGTCACCAACACCGGCTCGAAGCTCTGCGACCTCGTGGGCTACCCGGCCGTACGGTTCGGTGAGGCCCAGTCCGTGCCGCCCGTCATCGAGGACTCCCAGCCGCAGGCCGTGGTCACGCTCGCCCCGGGTGAGTCGGGCTACGCGGCCGTCGTGGTGTCGGCGGCGGACGGCAGTGGCACGAACGGCTACACCGCCAAGAGCCTGGAGGTCTACTTCAACAGCGAGAGCACGAGCGCCGCCCGTCCCGCGCTGCCCGCGAAGGGCGTGTACGTCGACAGCTCGATCACCGTCACGTACTGGCAGTCGGACATGGCCGACGCCCTCACCTGGTGA
- a CDS encoding phosphatase PAP2 family protein → MPPRVFSRIHTLWLVAGVAALGFLVALEIAARHYGLPGPVTNQLQEVIYPPKSGPLLYASMALMMVVLPWRQRFIAAGAAVGIDLVFLLVRWAAGAQVAGSHCFGNGALWVMLGCAVIAVTRRTGQERMLLLKGVGLGLLLVAGRKAGDTWLLITSKTRPTVLDQYVATADHALGDPSWLAGRIVRATGPIGTHLLDWVYIQLAVAAVCVALYQLRNVAAEGRFPGHHVVRTFLAIGLLGPAVYMVFPVVGPVFAYGPGAFGTGGGHWAVANLWPDVPLPVGTPKPMAYDGITPRNCMPSLHTAWATVIFVHSRRGPRFLRYAGTFWLVATVSATLGFGYHYGADLLAGVVFALTVEAALRSLDRGWDRSATRLVAHGATVFVALLLSYRYLPTQLADRPWVFGPLLVLAMLSVIDGYVRTTRKWDPQPTSAWQPERRLELV, encoded by the coding sequence ATGCCGCCACGAGTGTTCTCGCGAATACACACCCTCTGGCTCGTGGCGGGTGTGGCGGCCCTCGGATTTCTTGTCGCGCTGGAGATCGCCGCGCGTCACTACGGCCTGCCGGGGCCGGTCACCAATCAGTTGCAGGAAGTGATATACCCGCCCAAATCCGGACCCCTGCTGTACGCGAGCATGGCGCTGATGATGGTGGTGCTCCCCTGGCGGCAACGGTTCATCGCCGCCGGTGCCGCGGTCGGCATCGACCTTGTATTCCTGCTGGTGCGGTGGGCGGCCGGTGCCCAGGTGGCCGGGAGCCACTGCTTCGGCAACGGCGCGCTGTGGGTGATGCTGGGCTGTGCGGTCATCGCCGTCACCCGCCGGACCGGCCAGGAGCGGATGCTGCTGCTGAAGGGCGTGGGGCTCGGCCTGCTGCTGGTGGCCGGGCGCAAGGCAGGCGACACCTGGCTGCTGATCACGTCGAAGACCCGCCCGACGGTGCTCGACCAGTACGTGGCGACCGCCGACCACGCGCTGGGTGACCCGTCCTGGCTGGCGGGCCGGATCGTCAGGGCCACGGGCCCGATCGGCACCCACCTCCTCGACTGGGTCTACATCCAGCTCGCGGTGGCCGCGGTCTGTGTCGCGCTGTACCAGCTGCGCAACGTGGCGGCCGAAGGCCGTTTCCCGGGCCATCACGTGGTGCGTACGTTCCTGGCGATCGGCCTCCTCGGCCCGGCCGTCTACATGGTGTTCCCCGTCGTGGGACCGGTCTTCGCCTACGGCCCCGGCGCCTTCGGCACGGGCGGCGGCCACTGGGCGGTGGCCAACCTGTGGCCGGACGTCCCGCTGCCGGTCGGCACCCCGAAACCCATGGCGTACGACGGGATCACGCCCCGCAACTGCATGCCCAGCCTGCACACGGCATGGGCCACCGTGATCTTCGTCCACTCCCGCAGGGGCCCCCGGTTCCTGCGGTACGCGGGGACGTTCTGGCTGGTCGCCACGGTCTCCGCGACGCTCGGCTTCGGCTACCACTACGGCGCGGATCTCCTGGCCGGTGTGGTGTTCGCGCTCACGGTGGAGGCGGCTCTGCGGTCGCTCGACCGAGGCTGGGACCGGTCGGCGACCAGGCTGGTCGCCCACGGCGCGACGGTGTTCGTCGCGCTTCTGCTGTCGTACCGCTATCTGCCGACGCAGCTGGCCGACCGCCCGTGGGTGTTCGGGCCCCTTCTCGTCCTGGCGATGCTCTCGGTGATCGACGGCTACGTACGGACCACCAGGAAGTGGGACCCGCAGCCCACCTCGGCCTGGCAACCGGAACGGCGACTCGAACTGGTCTGA
- a CDS encoding HemK2/MTQ2 family protein methyltransferase, with amino-acid sequence MTVEAEAVTTVPRLRYWVPPGVYAPQTDTRLMRQAIRREDVTERTDVLDLGTGNGLLAVEAARLGGRVTAVDISWRALATARLNALLNGQSLRVRHGDLASAVPGRRFDLVISNPPYVPAPDTAPPRGSARAWDAGSDGRLLIDRICDTAPTVLRPKGTLLIVHSHLCGVDTTLARLERAGLRAEVTDRAWLPYGRVLRSRLTWLREQGLAADGGTTEELVVIRAEHV; translated from the coding sequence ATGACCGTCGAAGCCGAAGCAGTCACCACCGTCCCCAGGCTCCGCTACTGGGTGCCTCCGGGCGTGTACGCGCCTCAGACCGACACCCGGCTCATGCGGCAGGCGATCCGCCGCGAGGACGTCACGGAGCGGACGGACGTACTGGACCTTGGGACCGGAAACGGTCTGCTCGCGGTCGAGGCGGCCCGGCTCGGCGGGCGGGTCACCGCCGTGGACATCTCCTGGCGGGCACTCGCCACCGCCCGGCTGAACGCCCTGCTGAACGGACAGTCCCTGCGGGTGCGCCACGGCGACCTGGCCTCGGCCGTGCCCGGCCGCCGCTTCGACCTGGTCATCAGCAACCCGCCGTACGTGCCCGCCCCGGACACCGCACCGCCCCGGGGCTCCGCCAGGGCCTGGGACGCCGGAAGTGACGGGCGGCTGCTGATCGACCGTATCTGCGACACCGCGCCGACGGTTCTGCGGCCGAAGGGGACCCTCCTGATCGTGCACTCGCACCTGTGCGGCGTCGACACGACGCTGGCCCGTCTGGAGCGGGCCGGGCTGCGCGCGGAGGTCACCGACCGGGCCTGGCTGCCCTACGGCCGTGTGCTGCGTTCCCGGCTCACCTGGCTGCGGGAACAGGGGCTGGCCGCCGACGGGGGAACGACTGAGGAGCTGGTGGTGATCCGTGCCGAACACGTCTGA
- a CDS encoding DUF6766 family protein codes for MTGHVRGFVRDNALGLFFLVTFLMTLAGQAISGHAEFNNQLATDQLQRISLGEYVTTSDFAVDVAENWQSEYLQFFLYIGVTVWLVQRGSPESKEMHKAGTESDEEQRVGAHARADSPKWARADGWRRAVYSHSLLLVMGTVFVLSWLVQSISGTAAYDEQRLRQLQAPLSWAEYLGAADFWNRTLQNWQSELLAVASMAVLSIYLRQRGSPESKPVGAAHDATGVEG; via the coding sequence GTGACCGGGCACGTGCGGGGCTTCGTGCGGGACAACGCGCTCGGGCTGTTCTTCCTGGTCACGTTCCTGATGACGCTGGCCGGGCAGGCGATCTCCGGCCACGCCGAGTTCAACAACCAACTGGCCACCGACCAACTCCAGCGGATCTCGCTGGGCGAGTACGTGACGACGTCCGACTTCGCTGTCGACGTGGCGGAGAACTGGCAGTCGGAGTACCTGCAGTTCTTCCTCTACATCGGCGTGACCGTCTGGCTGGTGCAGCGCGGCTCCCCGGAGTCCAAGGAGATGCACAAGGCCGGCACCGAGTCCGACGAGGAACAGCGGGTCGGCGCGCACGCCAGGGCGGACTCGCCCAAGTGGGCCAGGGCCGACGGCTGGCGGCGCGCCGTGTACTCGCACTCTCTGCTGCTGGTCATGGGGACGGTCTTCGTACTGTCCTGGCTGGTCCAGTCGATCAGCGGCACGGCCGCCTACGACGAACAGCGGCTACGGCAGCTGCAGGCCCCGCTGAGCTGGGCCGAATACCTCGGCGCCGCCGACTTCTGGAACCGCACGCTGCAGAACTGGCAGTCGGAACTGCTGGCCGTCGCCTCGATGGCGGTGCTCTCGATCTACCTCCGCCAACGAGGCTCCCCCGAGTCCAAGCCGGTGGGCGCCGCGCACGACGCCACCGGCGTGGAGGGGTGA
- a CDS encoding alpha/beta hydrolase, giving the protein MQTFLPTSLSGRRTGLAALLAATVLVTGTSVATATATATATATATATARAPRPAGPLTQDPLARFHHQNLAWKSCLLGPDDATGKDLEQAGARCADVTVPLNYDDPGGRTITVAISRIRGTDTAHRVGALLLNGGGPGGQTLGDPPWVRTSMKQVAERYDVVGVDPRFVGRSTPLDCHWPTGSFIRGAGTDRADFDRSAAFSEELAHRCRTDEGDVLPYVTTRNTARDLDVIRAALGERRISYLGYSYGSYLGQVYATMFPGRTDRVVLDGVIAPDRYGPRLLRGAERANRHALEGWAAWAAARNTTYGLGGTRSAVLAAVDRVQTAAGRTPLSIGGRRVDASLLPVIVLNGLSQDNDAAYGAFAEAVQDLRRAADGRPVTPSPWLADALGFLLTGSDSSYGSVQTAILCGDVAAPRDPERYWRDVQRARAKDALIGPVTNNIGPCAFWDAPRERPTTIRADLPALLVNATGDPRTTYEGARTVRGDWPSSRLITLRGADQHAVYGVFGSSCVDTAVNTYLATGRLPSTDLTCERASG; this is encoded by the coding sequence ATGCAGACCTTCTTACCGACTTCCCTCTCCGGCAGGCGCACGGGCCTCGCGGCTCTGCTCGCGGCCACCGTGCTCGTCACCGGAACCTCCGTCGCGACGGCGACGGCGACGGCGACGGCGACGGCGACGGCGACGGCGACGGCGCGGGCGCCGCGCCCCGCCGGCCCGCTGACCCAGGACCCCCTGGCCCGCTTCCACCACCAGAACCTCGCCTGGAAGAGCTGCCTGCTCGGACCCGACGACGCGACCGGCAAGGACCTGGAGCAGGCGGGCGCCCGGTGCGCCGACGTCACCGTCCCGCTGAACTACGACGACCCGGGCGGCCGTACGATCACCGTCGCGATCTCGCGGATCCGGGGCACCGACACCGCCCACCGCGTCGGCGCGCTGCTGCTCAACGGCGGTGGCCCGGGCGGGCAGACGCTCGGCGACCCGCCCTGGGTGCGCACGTCGATGAAACAGGTCGCCGAGCGCTACGACGTGGTGGGCGTGGACCCCCGTTTCGTCGGCCGCAGCACACCGCTGGACTGCCACTGGCCCACCGGGTCCTTCATCCGGGGGGCGGGGACCGACCGCGCCGACTTCGACCGATCGGCGGCGTTTTCCGAGGAACTCGCCCACCGCTGCCGGACCGACGAGGGCGACGTCCTGCCGTACGTCACCACCCGGAACACCGCGCGCGACCTGGACGTGATCCGGGCCGCGCTCGGCGAGCGCCGGATCTCCTACCTCGGTTACTCGTACGGCAGTTACCTCGGCCAGGTGTACGCCACGATGTTCCCCGGCCGCACCGACCGGGTCGTCCTCGACGGCGTCATCGCCCCCGACCGGTACGGTCCCCGGCTGCTGCGCGGCGCGGAACGGGCCAACCGGCACGCCCTGGAGGGCTGGGCCGCCTGGGCCGCCGCGCGGAACACCACGTACGGTCTGGGCGGCACAAGGAGCGCGGTCCTGGCGGCAGTCGACCGGGTCCAGACCGCCGCCGGACGTACGCCTCTGTCGATCGGCGGCCGACGGGTGGACGCGAGCCTGCTGCCCGTCATCGTCCTCAACGGCCTCTCGCAGGACAACGACGCCGCGTACGGCGCCTTCGCCGAGGCCGTACAGGACCTGCGGCGCGCCGCAGACGGCCGGCCGGTGACCCCGTCACCCTGGCTGGCCGACGCGCTCGGCTTCCTCCTGACCGGCTCCGACTCCTCGTACGGCAGCGTCCAGACGGCGATCCTGTGCGGCGACGTGGCAGCGCCGCGCGACCCGGAGAGGTACTGGCGCGATGTCCAACGCGCCCGTGCGAAGGACGCGTTGATCGGACCCGTCACGAACAACATCGGCCCCTGCGCGTTCTGGGACGCGCCGCGCGAGCGTCCGACCACGATCCGCGCCGACCTGCCGGCCCTGCTCGTCAACGCGACCGGCGACCCACGCACCACGTACGAGGGCGCGAGGACGGTGCGCGGCGACTGGCCCTCCTCCCGACTGATCACCTTGCGTGGCGCGGACCAGCACGCCGTGTACGGCGTCTTCGGCAGCTCCTGCGTCGACACGGCGGTCAACACCTACCTCGCCACCGGTCGTCTTCCGTCCACGGACCTGACCTGCGAGCGGGCTTCCGGCTGA
- a CDS encoding flavodoxin family protein, which produces MRALVVNCTLKKSPEPSNTEALTSVVTERLSRLGVEVDSVRAVDLDLAPGVVTDAGDGDEWPRVHAKLLESEILIVASPTWLGRPSSVAQRVLERMDAMMSETDGEDRPVAYNRVAGVVVTGNEDGAHHVISEISGALADIGYTIPGQAWTYWHLGPGAGPDYLDEQRGREWSHRTGRAMADNLHGVALALAERPLSAPGSD; this is translated from the coding sequence GTGCGAGCACTTGTCGTCAACTGCACCCTCAAGAAGTCCCCCGAGCCCTCCAACACCGAGGCGCTCACCTCGGTCGTCACGGAGCGGCTCTCGAGACTCGGCGTGGAGGTGGACTCCGTACGGGCCGTCGACCTCGATCTGGCCCCCGGGGTGGTCACCGACGCCGGCGACGGCGACGAGTGGCCCCGGGTCCACGCGAAGCTCCTGGAGTCGGAGATCCTCATCGTCGCCTCGCCGACCTGGCTGGGCCGGCCGTCCTCGGTGGCGCAGCGCGTCCTTGAGCGGATGGACGCGATGATGTCCGAGACGGACGGCGAGGACCGTCCCGTCGCCTACAACCGGGTGGCCGGAGTCGTGGTCACCGGGAACGAGGACGGCGCGCACCATGTGATCAGCGAGATCTCCGGGGCCCTCGCGGACATCGGCTACACGATTCCGGGCCAGGCGTGGACGTACTGGCATCTGGGCCCCGGCGCGGGGCCCGACTACCTGGACGAGCAGCGGGGCCGTGAGTGGTCGCACCGCACCGGACGCGCCATGGCCGACAACCTCCACGGCGTCGCCCTGGCCCTGGCCGAGCGGCCGCTGTCGGCACCGGGCTCGGACTGA